A stretch of the Rhinoderma darwinii isolate aRhiDar2 chromosome 3, aRhiDar2.hap1, whole genome shotgun sequence genome encodes the following:
- the CKMT1A gene encoding creatine kinase U-type, mitochondrial, giving the protein MASTFSRVLLSRKSAGLLAMAGAGSLATGYLISREVISADTEKSRRLYPPSAEYPDLRKHNNCMATSMTPAVYAKLCNKSTPNGYTLDQCIQTGVDNPGHPFIKTVGMVAGDEESYEVFADIFDPVIKERHNGYDPRNMKHPTDLDASKIRAGHFDERYVLSSRVRTGRSIRGLSLPPACTRAERREVERVSADALSGLTGDLTGRYYKLSDMTDQEQQQLIDDHFLFDKPVSPLLTASGMARDWPDARGIWHNIEKTFLIWINEEDHTRVISMEKGGNMKRVFERFCKGLKEVERLIQEKGWEFMWNERLGYILTCPSNLGTGLRAGVHIKLPLLSKDTRFPKILENLRLQKRGTGGVDTAAVGSTFDISNLDRLGKSEVELVQLVIDGVNYLVDCEKRLEKGQDIRIPAPVVQFKH; this is encoded by the exons ATGGCAAGCACCTTCTCAAGAGTCCTGTTATCCAGGAAATCTGCTGGACTCCTGGCAATGGCTGGTGCTGGGTCACTAGCTACTGGGTACCTCATTAGCAGAGAAGTGATCAGTGCTGATACAGAAAAAAGTAGGAGACTCTACCCACCAAG tgcaGAGTACCCAGACCTCCGGAAACACAATAACTGTATGGCAACTAGCATGACTCCTGCTGTCTATGCTAAGCTCTGCAACAAGTCCACTCCTAATGGCTACACCCTTGATCAATGTATTCAGACTGGCGTAGATAACCCTGGACATCCTTTCATTAAAACTGTGGGCATGGTAGCAGGAGATGAAGAATCCTATGAG GTATTTGCAGATATTTTTGATCCTGTTATAAAAGAGCGACACAACGGATATGATCCACGGAACATGAAACACCCCACAGACTTAGATGCCAGCAAG ATTAGAGCCGGTCATTTTGATGAACGTTATGTACTGTCATCTCGGGTTCGGACTGGAAGAAGTATCAGAGGTCTGAGCCTGCCCCCAGCATGTACCCGAGCAGAGAGAAGGGAAGTTGAGCGAGTGTCAGCTGATGCCCTCAGCGGTCTTACTGGAGACCTGACTGGACGTTACTACAAACTGAGTGACATGACAGATCAAGAACAGCAGCAGTTGATAGAT GATCACTTCCTCTTTGATAAACCGGTATCACCATTACTTACCGCTTCAGGAATGGCACGTGACTGGCCTGATGCACGTGGAATCTG GCACAACATTGAAAAGACCTTCCTTATCTGGATAAATGAAGAAGATCACACCAGGGTCATCTCTATGGAGAAAGGAGGGAACATGAAAAGGGTCTTTGAGCGTTTCTGCAAGGGTCTCAAGGAG GTTGAGAGATTAATTCAGGAGAAAGGCTGGGAATTCATGTGGAATGAACGGTTGGGATATATCCTTACTTGTCCATCCAACCTGGGCACAGGTCTGCGGGCTGGAGTACACATTAAACTACCTCTACTGAGCAAG GATACACGTTTCCCCAAGATCCTAGAGAATCTCCGTCTACAAAAAAGAGGGACAGGAGGAGTGGATACAGCAGCTGTTGGTAGCACATTCGACATCTCAAACCTGGACCGCTTGGGAAAATCTGAG GTGGAGTTGGTGCAGCTGGTCATTGATGGAGTGAACTATCTTGTTGACTGTGAGAAGAGACTAGAGAAGGGACAAGACATCCGTATTCCTGCACCCGTGGTTCAGTTCAAGCACTAA